gattGATTCACTAGCTTTCATAATTGGGatcccttttatttatttattgaaattTCCTTGGCAAAGTTCTTATTGTTTGTTGGCAAGTATTGGAAACTACAAACCATATTTTGTTCAAGAATGAGTACCTTCACCCCATtagagttattagagtttttattGATTTCCATAGTTGATATGGTTTGTGTATGAGTTTGCTGGAAATATGAACAACAACAAGAAAAACAATGGTGCTTGAATGAAAATGGAGCGTATGTTGCTCTCTCTATTGCATTGGATTCGATTACATGGGCATTCAATCACACACACGTACATAAGGTGTGAATgaatgaaaatgacaaatatAACAGTTAAAGCTCACATGCTTAAGCCGTGTAAGCTAGCTCACATGTAGCTTAAGGTGctacttaaaaaaataacaaactagGATAGATGACACACTATCCATCATTTAGATGTTTAATCCTAGCCAACCATTTCACTTGAATTAACACTTAAACAGTTAAGCTAAAAACCCAGCAATGCTGATTTGCATTGTGATGCAATCTAGCCACCTTGATTCAAACTAGCAACATATTTATCCTgcaacactcccttctaaggTTGTTGTTGACTTTACTCTAAGCATTCATTTGAGATAGTTGAACCTATCCTTAGACAAAACCTTGGTGAATATGTATGCTCCTCAGATTAATCACATTATTCTGCAAAGCTTCCTTAATGAAATGATATCTTCTGTTGATATGCTTAAAAGTTTGATGAAACACTAGATTCTTTGTCATGGCAATGACAATGGTATCATCACAATACAATATTGTCGCATCAGTTTGCAATTCACCAAAATCTTCCAAGACAAACCTAAGCTAAATTGCTTGAGTTGTGACTTTTGATGCACTCACTTACTCAATTTCTGTTGTAGATAGTGCTACATTGAATTTACCTTAACACCCTTGTAGCTGTGCCAAAGTGTTCCTTTGTAGGATTGTGCATGAATCTTGAGAATGGGCTAACTGCAAACATTATATCAAGTCTAGTAGTTGTCAAGGATAACATATTACCAACCATTTGCCTATAGAAAGCCTTAAGCTGAATTGCTGTCATCCTCAGGGTTGAGATCTATGTCAAATTCTTTATAGCTCGTCTACTGATCTTTCGACTGTGATTGTTATGTTAATTCGTCTAGAGCAGCGTTGGAACTCCATTCTCCCTTATGGATCATGCTCAGGCTTTCGACAGCGCAGCAGCGCGCTGCTGATTGGTCTCCGTTTATTTCCTTTACACCGTATGAAGCGGGGTATTAGTGAAGTTAATGATAGCTAGACGGAATAACTTTCATCTTGTGTAACTAATTTCGGCCGATAATAAAGGCAGTCCACAACATGAAAGGTCATTAAGCGGTTGTAAGGCTCTACCTAGACTACCAATTTTATCGTTCCTAAGGATTGAATGGTGCCCGTTTGAAGGTGTGGAGGGTGGTCCTTCCTTTGTGGCTATCAAGAATTGCCATATTTTCTACAACATCCTTGAAGAGGAGATTCACTCCTGATCCATTGTCCACCAAGACATGGCTGACCATGGCATTGGAGATTTACATCTTGACGATGACGACGTCATCAAGGGGTGAATGGATGTCTTCCAGGTCTCGATTAGAGAACATCAAGATGTTCTAGTCCATGGACATTGATTTGTTGATTGAAGCCACCATTTGAGGCTTCTTGCATGCTGTCTTTGTTTCCTTTTTGgtgtttttcaatatttttgtttGCCGTATATGCAGTTTACTCTTGGGAAGGTTTCTacctccaagggtggagatctTGAACCTTCaaagcagtggcgaagccacgtgaggaCGAGGAGTGACGACCGCccctcccctcgccggaaaacacAGCTGAAGCCGAGGTTTCACCCCTCCCCTCACCGGAAAACCCAGCCCCTCCATCTCTGTTTTGGCACCGGTGAACTGGCGTGCAGCAGCAAAactggttctttttttttcttttaaattaataaaaaatttaaaatctgcTTTACTTTAGTCAGCCCACGTGAAACTTtcagaaaaaaaccaaaaaaatatatatgtataatgtaTTGGGGGGGACCGCATGCTTTAAAGCTGGTTTACCATTCCAAAATTCTGCCACTTTAGTCAGCCCGCATGCTTTAAAGCTGCTTTACCATTCCAAATTTCTGCCTTCccaatcagagagagagagtgcaaaGCTTCTCCCAAAATCTCAGCAACCTGAGCCTGCAACCAACGCCCAACCCCAACGGAACGGAAAATAAATCCCCATTGGCTGATTTTTGTTGGCCTTTTGCTGCTAACACTAGCCATTCCAGCCGCTAAGCCGACTTCTAGCCTTCAATTtcaaaggtaaattttttaattcctaaatttataatccctaaccctaattaattatttaatacgaattttgtttaattagtaTAGAATGATATGGTAATGCACTAAtatggttattgattattgattattgatatgattctatgattattgattgatatgaaattatgaaattattttttagggtgaaaattaaaatttgaatttttgattagttgtattcatatgattagttgaatgaattttttatttatttaataatttatatgcttattggtattgattaattgaattgttggttggGTTATTATGCATATTAGTATAGACTATAGGATTAAGAgtctaagatttttttttctttccattttacagttacgtaatggaacggtactataagaaacaatgcttaaatcctccttcaaacaTTTCGGGTAGTccttctccttcaaatattccaagtagtcatcctcctcctccttcaaatatAAGAAGTCCTCCtttgaatattctgagtagttcACAACAAAGTGAGCCCACTGAGTTGGATGAGATATTGGCTAATCTTCATGCAGACCCTGGATATAGACGTCGAATGCTTGATTATCCACCTAATtatcgtgaagcaattcgtagaCACTATCTCCAAAATGATCCTTGTCAACCTAGAGACCACATTATGCCAagaaaagttagcaacaaaAGATGTTTTATCACCGGTTGGTTTGATAGGTTTAAGTGGTTGAAGTATAGTATATCAAAGGATGCTGCATTTTGTCGTTATTGCTATCTTTTCAAATGTGATTTCGATCAAATGGGTAGCACTGGAAATGATGTCTTCACCGAGAAAGGGTTTACAAATTGGAGGAAAGGACCCGAAAATCTTCGAGCCCATGAGGGAGGTGTTGGAAGTCTTCATAATAAAGTTGTACAACAAGCTAGAGATTTGATgacacaaaaacaacacattGAAACATTTGTGATTAAGCAAACCGATGAAGCTCGCAATAATTATCATACTTTATTGAGAGCCTCACTTGAGTGCACAAGATGGTTGTTGGGACAAGGTTTGCCTTTTCGTGGTCACGATGAATCGTTGAAATCAAGCAATAGAGGTAATTATTTGGAGCTtatgcactttctttccaagCATAATGAGCAAGTTAGGAAGGTTGTGTTTGAGAATGCTCCCAAGAATCTTAAGTATACTTCTTCTGATATTCAAAAAGATCTTGTCCGTGCTTGTGCCATTGAAACTATAAATGCAATCACTAAAGATATGGAAGGtgaatttttttctcttttggttgatgGATCACGTGACTCTTCAACTAAAGAGCAAATGGCGGTGGTATTGCGTTATGTGAACAAAAAATGAGAAGCAATTGAAAAGTTTTTGGGTGTGCAACATGTCTTCTCTACAACTAGTAGCTCGCTTGAAGAGGCTATTGAGAGATTCTTTGCTACAACAAATTTGAGTATGTCCAAGTTACGAGGACAGGGCTATGATGGAGCTAGTAATATGAAAGGTGAGCTAAAtggccttaaaacaaagattttgaacaaatatcctcaagcattttatgttcattgttttgtacaccaacttcaactagctctTGTAGCCGTTACAAAGGGAATTGAGGGTGTCGCCATTTTCTTCAACAATGCTAGTATTTTGGTCAATACAATTGGATCATCGTGTAAGCGTCGTGATGCATTTAGAGagaaacaacaagaacaaattaagaaagctcTTGATATTGGTGATCTTGAAACGGGTAGAGGGTTAAATCAAAAGAATAGTCTCATGCGTCCTTGTGATACACGTTGGAACTCACATTATGGTACTATAGTTAGTATTATTATCATGTTTGAAGCCGTGGTTGAGGTGCTTGAATGGATTAAAGATGATACCAACCAAGACAATTTTGGTGAAACAAGTCATTTATTCCATAACATACAaacttttgattttgtgtttcacctttttttGATGAGACTCATATTGGGAGTTACAAATGAGTTATCACAAGCATTACAAAAGAaagatcaagatattgtgaatgcaatggGGTTAGTGGAAGTATGCAAGCAAAGACTACAATCCTTGAGAGATGATGACTTTGGGGACTTGCTTGATGATGTACAAAAGTTTTGTTAAGAGCATGATATTGTCGTTCCTAACATGGAGGATTTGCATTTTGTACCTGGAAAATCAAGGCGTAAAGCTCCAAGACTCACAAACTTCCATTACTATCGTGTGGACCtctattttcaagtccttgatacacaattaaaggaattgaatgatcgcttcaatgaggtaaacaccgagttgcttctttgtatggcatgtttgagtccggtgaataattttgcatcttttgacaAAGCAAAAATTGTTCGTCTAGCTCAACTTTATCCTCAAGATTTTGATCGTATGGACCTCATGAATCTTCCAATTCAACTTGACAATTACATTCACAATATGAAGATGCATAGTGAGTTTTCGTCATTGAGAGGAATTGGTGATCTTGCAAAGGAGTTGGTGAAGACTGGGAGGTGTGCAAGCTACATATTAGTGtataagcttcttacattggctttggtgttaccggttgcaaccgcttcggtggagagagctttttctgctatgaagattgtgaaaacaccattgcgtaacaaaatgggagatcaatggttgagtgatagcatgcTTGTTTACATAGAGAGAtatgtatttgcttttattgataatgagcctattatgcgaCGTTTTCATGGTATGAAACGTCGTcggcaacaattgtaatttgtttatgttgataaattatggaagacattactatataaaatgatttggttgttgctattcttttgaaccttgcactcttttaacttcgcccctccccccgtcaattcctggcttcgccactgcttcAAAGGGGTGTGTTTCGGGGACAGGACGCCGGGGCGACGTTTTAAGACTCCAATCAACGGTTTATATTGCTTGAGCCAATGCCTCTTTAAAGTGAGTAGGGATGGCAATGGGGCAGATTGGATTCGGATGTGCCATCTCTATACCCAAACCCGTTTATTTTCCTTGAACCTGAACCTGTAGAATCCCTGAATGAGTTTTCCCTATAACCGAACACGTTGGGTGACAGATTTGTAATCAGGAAACAATTTTCCTCattatgatatttatatatttatttatattattaactTGTACAAGTTTTCAAAAACTAGCATCAGTCATTACTGTTGGGCACACTACACCCTCTGAGCACCACCAGGCATGTCATCATCCTCATCATAGGCCTTTTGTTGAGCATGTTGTTGCTTCCTCCTCATCTCCTCCTCCATGTTCACATCATGCAGAGTTGACTCCTCACACTCATTCACCTCCATATCTGTGAGGCTTTAATGCATGATTATTAACAACCCCTTTtcatataataaatatttatatattttttattcataGATAAAATGGTTCGGTTTCGGGTATAGGTTTAGAGCGGATACCCCAATAACCATAACCAAACCCGAAACCGAAAATTTTACCCAAcgattacccataaccataaaaTACCTGAAATTTTATGCCCGAAACCGAACCATTCGGATCGGTTACTTGTGGAGATCGGATTTAATGGGTTAAATTACCATCCTTAGAAGTGAGAGACACTTCTCCCAAATCTTTTAAACCCATGGGCTCCTTCCAGATCTTTAACTCATGCTTTTATGTCGGCGAGTCTTGCAGCTCTTTAGTCAACAGACTCTTTCGAATGTCATCCTGAGACTCCATTACATCTTCCCAGATCTGATCTACGGCGGTGACATTGTTGTAGTCTTGGTCTACGTCGTGTGTGGGAGTGACGGGACTGCCGTGAGACTTGTAGCGAATCATGTAACCGCACCACaccctaagaccatctccaatggtgacctacaacctaaaaatatttagcccagaaaatttaggtgTTAGCCTATAAACAAtttttctactccaacccttttgacctaaaattttagcccaagattatcaaagaatgaattaaggctattttttttaaattaacttaaaaaaaaaattatgtagactatcctaaattaattttatgaacattttaacctaaaaatatttaaattctgataaattttgaaaaatcactaaatcaatacatgaaaatcatgataaccacataaacttaatacaaacaacatttaataaaccacatacacttaatacaaatgacaattaataaaccacataaacttaaaaaaaaaagacaattaataaaccacataaacttaatacaatcgaaaactcataaactacataaagtgcatgctttgttgataatCTTCCACTAGGCATGCCAACCATGGctctccaagcttcccttccacaaagtgcatgctttgttgataatcttccaccgatcataaacaccaccaaTTTCCCTTCAACTGGCGTTGgagttttcatggaacttatcaACGATTTTACCCCACAAAACCTTTCTATTTTGATTCGTGCTGACGGCACCATCTTCGCTAATAGAAATCCATgccaaacataaagcaatatcttCGTCAAAGGTCCAATTATGACCTCTAACATGCTCTTTTGCCATcttaaaaaatttggaaatgagaagaaatggtggaaagaaaaattggaagaattgtaggagaaagtgagttttgtgtggatgtttgaacaaatacataggtatttatagagtttttggttgaattttaagttaaataattttttttaaattgttttagtcgttggatttaaatttggattgttagatctttttttttaccgttagatttaatTATATTCGATttaagccgttggattcaataaatatataaatataaaactagaaaaaaaaatttgaacgtggaccgttggattaaccaacggtcCAATTACATTGGCCGTTGGATGAAGAAAAGTAGTCATTGGGCTACAGTGTACATGACACGCTGAGGCTGACAACCCACATGGGGTGGGCCTCGGCTGGAAATTGTTGGGCGCGTGATGTGTGTTCAGCATCTGGGTTTTTAGGGTGTGGGCTTCGCAGCCCACTTTTCACTTTCACCCGTGGGTCCCATTTTATTTTGTGGGCTAAATTGTGGTTGGTATTTGTCTTCCTTTTAGATTTTAAGTTTTAGAtttggtttaggttttgggttggagtgggttttgagggaatgaaaattttaagttataAGACACTACTGGAAATGGTCTAACCCAGTTACCCCTTGGCCACGCTTCATATCAATTATCACGCACACAAAGGGaaaaaacataatttaaaaataattgtttaattaataaaataaaataaaaaattgccaAGCTGCAACGCAAGTTCAAGGAAACTTCCGAATCCCCTCACTACTAAACTCTTCTCATCCGCCCTATTCCTCCTTTGACAATTCACATTGACCACCAACCccatcccctctctctctcctctgccCTAGGAGAGTCCTACGGTGATTATGTAGGACTTGTCTTCTCTCTTTCTATCCACATCGCTCTCTCTTGCTTCTGATCGATTGATTTGTGCTtcaagtttttcaatttttctttgtttgagggtttttattttgttggagAGGAAGCGATGGTGACGGAGGACGATCCAGCTGCGCTTTTCTGCGATGGACACTTTGCCGCGCCGGGGTTTCGGTTCCATCCCACCGACGAGGAGCTTGTCCTCTACTATCTAAAGCGGAAGATCTGTAAGAAGAGGCTCAAGATTGACGTCATCGCCGAGACCGACGTCTACAAGTGGGACCCTGAGGAACTTCCCGGTAAGGGTTTTAGAGGTTTTTCCGTGAAAGCCTTGGTTTTTTGTATGATTTTTGATAtggggtttttgggttttgattgtttggttatttattttgtttttttaatcagCTTTGTGTAAGTCAAGCTTCTGTGTGGATGATTGATTGCTGTAGAACAGGTGATAGAGTCTTGATCATTGAGTCAACCTTTTTGATCAAATTCCAATCGGTGCATGAATTcttaaaccctaattttaaTTGTTTGGATCATTGcggatttgggtttttttagaTTGCTTTGCTTCTACTTGCTGTATATTCATATTGGCTGATGGGTTTTGGAGtattgtttgatttgttgaCTGGATATCGCTTTGTCGGGTTGGCTTGGTTTGCTACGATTGGTTAGACTTATACTTTGGTTATTGTTGATGGGTTTGGTTAACAGGGTTTTCATTCCTTTTCAGATTTGTTTCGACACACGCTACTCGAATTTTGCAGGATGCTATGGTGATATATTCTATGATCTAATCAAGTGAACTACTATAATGTCTGTAGTGCGTAGTAGCAAAGTAATTTAATATTCGTTCTTAGCCATTGGTTTATAAATTCCAACTTTAAAATTCCAAGTAGATGTGTGTTAAATCCAATTGCGTTTAGGATGGAAATGGTTTTGAATGATTTTGATATTCATTAATTTTACAAATCCCATCCTTAAAATTCCAAGTAGATGTGTCTGTTAATCCGATTGTGTTTGGGATGGAAATGGTTTctgatttttattaattttaattcatctTTGCTAGTCTTAGCTTTATGTATTAGATAGCTGCTTTGCTCTCATAATCTTTGTTGTTTGAGCTCACATTTTTTGTTGATTGAATTTGGTTACTAACTAGTTAATGTAATAATGTGATATGATATGCAGAACTATCTTTGTTGAAAACTGGAGACAGGCAATGGTTCTTTTTCAGTCCTAGAGATCGGAAATACCCTAATGGAGGAAGATCAAGCAGGGCAACCAGACACGGGTATTGGAAAACTACAGGAAAGGATCGTAATATTGTATGTTATTCACGGTCTGTTGGATTGAAGAAGACCTTAGTTTATTACAAAGGCCGTGCACCTAGTGGGGAGCGCACTGACTGGGTGATGCACGAGTATACCATGGATGAAGAAGAGCTCAAGAGATGCCAGAATGTACAGGTATTAATTGGAATAACATCCTTTTCAATATGgtcttgaatttttttattctgTAAActataactttcctttttgttcttcCTTTGTTTTAGCAATATTATGCTCTCTACAAGGCTTACAAAAAAAGTGGACCTGGTCCCAAAAATGGCGAGCAATATGGGGCGCCATTTAGGGAAGAAGACTGGGTTGATGATGAATCCCCAGTAATCAAGACCTCTGCTGATTGCCAAATCTCAGTGAAGGAAGCTGTAGATGTTGTTTCTATTGATAATGTGAAAGGCAATGGCGAAGTCCATTATGCACTAGATGACATCGAGGAATTCATGAAACAGATGGCTGATGAGGCTGTGCTGCCACAAATGAATGGGTACGGTTACACAGCACCCCAGGTTGGTAATCTCTCCCTCCTTACTCTACTCCCTTCTTTTCTTGCAGGGGTAGTTGTTTATGGCTATTGCAgactattttaaaaatatggctAAGATAAGATTTTTGTATCTTAGAGGCTGATGGAACTGGTTTAGATGTTACCTGATAAGGGGTGATTGCATAAATAAAGAAATTTTGtacttttaaattttctttgcaTGATTTTAGTCTTGCATGCATTAAATCTCTGTCATCGAGAACATGTAATTAACATTATGCAATTTCATTTTGTAGGTTGTTAGCGAAGAAGATACCCAAAGTGGTCTGGTTGATCTGTACTccagggaagttttcagtccagaACTTATCAAAGAGTTCAATCCAAATGTGCAGCAATGCAATGTGGAGGCCAACTTTGACTTCACACAGTCAgctacctcccaaatgcaatCACATGAGGCATCTGAAGTCACCACAGCTGTTCCTGACATTTATGAGCACGGTCCTCCTGCTCTGCATGAAGAGGATTTCTTGGAGATGGATGATCTCCTTGGTCCTGAACCTACTGTACCAAACACTCTGAATCCTGTGGATGACTTGCAGTTTGGAGAGCTAGATGGATTAAGTGAATTCGACTTGTATCATGATGCAGCCATGTTTCTTCATGACTTGGGGCCTattgatgaaggaaatatttctCATCATCAGTACATGAATTCACAGGGGAATACTATTGTAGACCAATTTGAATACCACTTACAACCTAATCCAGCAGCTGAAAACCAGGTTAACCATATGCTGAATCCAGAATTAGCTCAGATGAACAATCAGCTGTGGACAAACACTGAAAGAGCAGAACCGAACCAGGGATCTCTCTCGTATTCAACCTCAGGTATATATAACAGTGAAGATGAATAGTGGATGCTTTTGCATATGTATTATTAAGTGCAGGTTTTCAGCTTGGAGAACTCTTCTTTAAGCTGGTTTCTGCTAATGTATTATTGATTGCAGTGGTTGGCATGACTGACTTCTAGTTATATTATATGGTGCCGTTCCCTTTGATGTAAATTGGAATATCCCTATAAACTCTTATAAGTAGTCGCTAATATAGGCAGTTCCTATCTGGTATTGTCTAGGTGTGGTATATGAATcttcaaattttccttcccGAGCAACTCAAAATCAAAGTGGCAATGAGGCTGCAGGTGCTACAAGTCAGTTCTCTTCT
This genomic interval from Malus domestica chromosome 05, GDT2T_hap1 contains the following:
- the LOC139196358 gene encoding uncharacterized protein, producing MERYYKKQCLNPPSNISGSPSPSNIPSSHPPPPSNIRSPPLNILSSSQQSEPTELDEILANLHADPGYRRRMLDYPPNYREAIRRHYLQNDPCQPRDHIMPRKVSNKRCFITGWFDRFKWLKYSISKDAAFCRYCYLFKCDFDQMGSTGNDVFTEKGFTNWRKGPENLRAHEGGVGSLHNKVVQQARDLMTQKQHIETFVIKQTDEARNNYHTLLRASLECTRWLLGQGLPFRGHDESLKSSNRGNYLELMHFLSKHNEQVRKVVFENAPKNLKYTSSDIQKDLVRACAIETINAITKDMEGEFFSLLVDGSRDSSTKEQMAVVLRYVNKK
- the LOC139196021 gene encoding uncharacterized protein, which gives rise to MEDLHFVPGKSRRKAPRLTNFHYYRVDLYFQVLDTQLKELNDRFNEVNTELLLCMACLSPVNNFASFDKAKIVRLAQLYPQDFDRMDLMNLPIQLDNYIHNMKMHSEFSSLRGIGDLAKELVKTGRCASYILVYKLLTLALVLPVATASVERAFSAMKIVKTPLRNKMGDQWLSDSMLVYIERYVFAFIDNEPIMRRFHGMKRRRQQL
- the LOC103443912 gene encoding NAC domain-containing protein 17-like isoform X1 is translated as MVTEDDPAALFCDGHFAAPGFRFHPTDEELVLYYLKRKICKKRLKIDVIAETDVYKWDPEELPELSLLKTGDRQWFFFSPRDRKYPNGGRSSRATRHGYWKTTGKDRNIVCYSRSVGLKKTLVYYKGRAPSGERTDWVMHEYTMDEEELKRCQNVQQYYALYKAYKKSGPGPKNGEQYGAPFREEDWVDDESPVIKTSADCQISVKEAVDVVSIDNVKGNGEVHYALDDIEEFMKQMADEAVLPQMNGYGYTAPQVVSEEDTQSGLVDLYSREVFSPELIKEFNPNVQQCNVEANFDFTQSATSQMQSHEASEVTTAVPDIYEHGPPALHEEDFLEMDDLLGPEPTVPNTLNPVDDLQFGELDGLSEFDLYHDAAMFLHDLGPIDEGNISHHQYMNSQGNTIVDQFEYHLQPNPAAENQVNHMLNPELAQMNNQLWTNTERAEPNQGSLSYSTSGVVYESSNFPSRATQNQSGNEAAGATSQFSSALWAFVESIPTTPASASESALVNRAFERMSSFSRLRINTASTTVAAGNGSETMRAGIRRGFFFLPVLVALCAIFWVLMATLRPPGRCLPA
- the LOC103443912 gene encoding NAC domain-containing protein 17-like isoform X2 — its product is MGLVNRVFIPFQICFDTRYSNFAGCYELSLLKTGDRQWFFFSPRDRKYPNGGRSSRATRHGYWKTTGKDRNIVCYSRSVGLKKTLVYYKGRAPSGERTDWVMHEYTMDEEELKRCQNVQQYYALYKAYKKSGPGPKNGEQYGAPFREEDWVDDESPVIKTSADCQISVKEAVDVVSIDNVKGNGEVHYALDDIEEFMKQMADEAVLPQMNGYGYTAPQVVSEEDTQSGLVDLYSREVFSPELIKEFNPNVQQCNVEANFDFTQSATSQMQSHEASEVTTAVPDIYEHGPPALHEEDFLEMDDLLGPEPTVPNTLNPVDDLQFGELDGLSEFDLYHDAAMFLHDLGPIDEGNISHHQYMNSQGNTIVDQFEYHLQPNPAAENQVNHMLNPELAQMNNQLWTNTERAEPNQGSLSYSTSGVVYESSNFPSRATQNQSGNEAAGATSQFSSALWAFVESIPTTPASASESALVNRAFERMSSFSRLRINTASTTVAAGNGSETMRAGIRRGFFFLPVLVALCAIFWVLMATLRPPGRCLPA